The following are from one region of the Sandaracinus amylolyticus genome:
- a CDS encoding esterase/lipase family protein yields the protein MPPAAARNLFRQLGREVRAVARQGQLIAAARNRATPSIPGERVVVFVHGFMAAGPVFDPMRAFVEQRAPVGTVDITYGPLERFDRAVDRLASIVDRVAEGRRVDIVGHSLGGIVARWYLQERGGAAHVDRLVTLASPHAGTRAARVAMGPLVAGSLLEAIRPDSRVIRTLRDGRARASRVIHTAVVAGLDRMVTPPESAASIEDATIHWLHDVGHNEMLFEPRAFAHVHDGLTR from the coding sequence ATGCCCCCCGCCGCCGCCCGCAACCTCTTCCGCCAGCTCGGCCGCGAGGTGCGCGCCGTCGCGCGACAAGGGCAGCTCATCGCCGCCGCGCGCAACCGCGCGACACCGAGCATCCCCGGCGAGCGCGTCGTCGTGTTCGTGCACGGCTTCATGGCGGCCGGGCCGGTCTTCGATCCGATGCGGGCGTTCGTCGAGCAGCGCGCACCCGTGGGCACGGTCGACATCACCTACGGGCCGCTCGAGCGCTTCGATCGCGCGGTCGATCGCCTCGCGTCCATCGTCGATCGTGTCGCCGAGGGACGTCGCGTCGACATCGTCGGGCACTCGCTCGGCGGCATCGTCGCGCGCTGGTATCTCCAGGAGCGCGGGGGCGCGGCGCACGTCGATCGCCTCGTCACCCTCGCGAGCCCCCACGCCGGCACCCGCGCTGCGCGCGTCGCGATGGGGCCGCTCGTCGCGGGCTCGCTCCTCGAGGCCATCCGTCCCGACAGCCGCGTCATCCGCACCCTCCGCGACGGGCGCGCGCGCGCCTCGCGCGTGATCCACACCGCCGTCGTCGCCGGGCTCGATCGCATGGTCACGCCGCCCGAGAGCGCCGCGTCGATCGAGGACGCGACCATCCACTGGCTCCACGACGTCGGGCACAACGAGATGCTCTTCGAGCCGCGCGCCTTCGCGCACGTGCATGACGGCCTCACGCGCTGA
- a CDS encoding DUF6210 family protein, whose product MHVDFCEESVVYLIVACSSGITYSAQAGGVACLHPSVEGAVIAAALEPSAQRLAAAMHEVSCWHEVPWLLADVERANLVLGEMRFECFSEIVSLRLDPERLGESVEGWWWVTFELRDPLDGVTVQSRGVLCGPNCD is encoded by the coding sequence ATGCACGTCGATTTCTGCGAAGAGTCGGTTGTCTATCTCATCGTGGCCTGCTCGAGCGGCATCACCTACTCGGCCCAGGCCGGCGGCGTCGCGTGCCTGCATCCGTCCGTCGAAGGGGCCGTGATCGCAGCTGCCCTCGAGCCATCGGCTCAGCGGCTGGCAGCCGCGATGCACGAGGTCAGTTGTTGGCACGAGGTGCCGTGGCTCCTCGCTGACGTCGAGCGAGCCAACCTCGTGCTCGGCGAGATGCGCTTCGAGTGCTTCAGCGAGATCGTCTCTCTGCGCCTCGATCCCGAGCGCCTCGGTGAGAGCGTCGAGGGGTGGTGGTGGGTCACGTTCGAGCTCCGCGATCCGCTCGACGGTGTGACGGTGCAGTCGCGCGGCGTGCTCTGCGGACCCAACTGCGACTGA